A single window of Rhodamnia argentea isolate NSW1041297 chromosome 5, ASM2092103v1, whole genome shotgun sequence DNA harbors:
- the LOC115747444 gene encoding AP-1 complex subunit sigma-1, whose translation MIHFVLLISRQGKVRLTKWYSPYTQKERNKVIRELSGLILSRGPKLCNFVEWTGLKVVYKRYASLYFCMCIDQDDNELEVLEIIHHFVEILDRYFGSVCELDLIFNFHKAYYILDELLIAGELQESSKKTVARLIAAQDSLVEAAKEQQSSISTIISQATK comes from the exons ATG ATTCACTTTGTGCTTCTGATCAGTCGTCAAGGGAAGGTCAGGTTGACAAAATGGTATTCTCCATACACacagaaggaaagaaataaG GTCATCCGAGAGCTCAGTGGATTAATTCTTAGCAGAGGACCTAAACTCTGCAATTTTGTGGAGTGGACAGGACTTAAGGTTGTCTACAAAAG ATATGCCAGTCTCTATTTTTGTATGTGCATTGATCAGGATGACAATGAATTGGAGGTCCTGGAgataattcatcattttgttGAGATTTTGGACCGTTACTTTGGCAGT GTATGCGAGTTGGACTTGATATTTAACTTCCATAAG GCTTACTATATTTTGGATGAGCTTTTGATTGCTGGTGAACTTCAAGAGTCGAGCAAGAAAACAGTTGCACGGTTGATAGCAgctcag GATTCACTTGTGGAAGCTGCAAAGGAACAACAGAGTTCAATAAGTACCATTATTTCCCAAGCCACCAAGTAG